The Streptomyces sp. NBC_01197 genome window below encodes:
- a CDS encoding 2-oxoacid:acceptor oxidoreductase subunit alpha — MTSQVSSPAEQADGSDEAVVGEQRAFLIDSDASGLMDKQGSAEEGSAEEGSGAKEVRRLSRVIIRFAGDSGDGMQLTGDRFTSETASFGNDLSTLPNFPAEIRAPAGTLPGVSSFQLHFADHDILTPGDAPNVLVAMNPAALKANIADVPRGADIIVNTDEFTKRPMAKVGYLTSPLDDGSLEAYQVHPVPLTTLTIEALKEFGLSRKEAERSKNMFALGLLSWMYHRPTENTEQFLRAKFAKKPQIAEANVAAFRAGWNFGETTEDFAVSYEVEPAATAFPAGTYRNISGNLALSYGLVAAGRQADLPLYLGSYPITPASDILHELSKHKNFGVRTFQAEDEIAAIGAALGASFGGSLGVTTTSGPGVALKSETIGLAVSLELPLLVIAIQRGGPSTGLPTKTEQADLLQAMFGRNGEAPVPVIAPKTPADCFDAALDAARIAVTYRTPVFLLSDGYLANGSEPWRVPEAGELPDLRVQFATAPNHQLADGTDVFWPYQRDAQTLARPWAVPGTPGLEHRIGGIEKQDGTGNISYDPANHDFMVRTRQAKVDGIQIPDLHVDDPDGARTLVLGWGSTYGPITAAVRRLRTDGIPIAQTHLRHVNPFPANLGEILKGYEKIVIPEMNLGQLALLIRAKYLVDAVSYNQVNGMPFKAEQLATALKEAIDA; from the coding sequence GTGACCAGCCAGGTCAGTAGCCCAGCCGAGCAGGCCGACGGATCCGATGAGGCCGTTGTCGGGGAACAACGCGCCTTTCTGATCGACAGCGATGCCTCCGGCCTGATGGACAAACAGGGCAGCGCCGAAGAAGGCAGCGCCGAAGAGGGCAGCGGCGCCAAGGAGGTACGCCGGCTGAGCCGGGTGATCATCCGGTTCGCGGGGGATTCGGGTGACGGGATGCAGCTGACGGGAGACCGGTTCACTTCGGAGACCGCGTCCTTCGGGAACGACCTCTCGACGCTGCCGAACTTCCCCGCTGAGATCCGCGCGCCCGCAGGCACCCTGCCCGGGGTCTCCTCGTTCCAGTTGCACTTCGCCGACCACGACATCCTCACCCCCGGGGACGCGCCCAACGTCCTCGTAGCGATGAACCCCGCCGCGCTCAAGGCGAACATCGCCGACGTACCACGCGGTGCGGACATCATCGTGAACACCGACGAGTTCACGAAGCGGCCGATGGCGAAGGTCGGCTACCTGACCTCGCCCCTTGACGACGGGTCCCTGGAGGCCTACCAGGTCCACCCGGTGCCGCTGACGACGCTGACGATCGAGGCGCTCAAGGAGTTCGGGCTCTCCCGCAAGGAGGCCGAGCGCAGCAAGAACATGTTCGCGCTGGGGCTGCTGTCGTGGATGTACCACCGGCCCACCGAGAACACGGAGCAGTTCCTGCGGGCGAAGTTCGCGAAGAAGCCGCAGATCGCGGAGGCGAACGTCGCCGCGTTCCGGGCCGGCTGGAACTTCGGTGAGACGACGGAGGACTTCGCCGTCTCGTACGAGGTCGAGCCGGCCGCCACCGCGTTCCCGGCCGGGACCTACCGCAACATCAGCGGAAACCTGGCCCTGTCCTATGGGCTGGTCGCCGCGGGCCGGCAGGCGGACCTGCCCCTGTATCTCGGCTCGTACCCGATCACTCCGGCATCCGACATCCTGCACGAACTGTCCAAGCACAAGAACTTCGGCGTGCGGACCTTCCAGGCCGAGGACGAGATCGCCGCGATCGGCGCGGCCCTGGGCGCCTCCTTCGGCGGGTCCCTCGGGGTGACCACCACGTCGGGCCCCGGCGTGGCGCTCAAGTCCGAGACCATCGGGCTGGCCGTCTCACTGGAACTGCCCCTGCTGGTCATCGCGATCCAGCGCGGCGGCCCCTCCACCGGCCTGCCCACCAAGACCGAACAGGCCGACCTCCTGCAGGCCATGTTCGGCCGCAACGGCGAAGCTCCCGTCCCGGTCATCGCACCGAAAACCCCCGCGGACTGCTTCGACGCCGCTCTGGACGCCGCCCGGATCGCCGTGACGTACCGGACGCCGGTCTTCCTGCTCTCCGACGGCTACCTCGCCAACGGCTCCGAGCCCTGGCGCGTCCCCGAGGCCGGCGAACTGCCCGACCTGCGGGTGCAGTTCGCGACGGCGCCCAACCATCAGCTCGCCGACGGCACCGATGTGTTCTGGCCGTACCAGCGCGACGCGCAGACCCTGGCCCGCCCCTGGGCGGTGCCCGGCACACCCGGGCTCGAACACCGTATCGGCGGGATCGAGAAGCAGGACGGCACCGGGAACATCTCCTACGACCCCGCCAACCACGACTTCATGGTCCGCACCCGCCAGGCCAAGGTCGACGGCATCCAGATCCCGGACCTGCACGTCGACGACCCGGACGGGGCGCGCACCCTGGTCCTCGGCTGGGGTTCGACGTACGGGCCGATCACCGCGGCGGTACGCCGGCTGCGCACGGACGGCATCCCGATCGCGCAGACCCATCTGCGCCACGTCAACCCCTTCCCCGCCAACCTCGGCGAGATCCTGAAGGGTTACGAGAAAATCGTGATCCCGGAGATGAACCTCGGCCAGCTCGCCCTCCTCATCCGGGCGAAATACCTCGTGGACGCCGTCTCCTACAACCAGGTCAACGGCATGCCGTTCAAGGCGGAACAGCTCGCGACGGCACTCAAGGAGGCCATCGATGCCTGA
- a CDS encoding 2-oxoacid:ferredoxin oxidoreductase subunit beta has protein sequence MPDTNELLNLVPKAEAKQSMKDFKSDQEVRWCPGCGDYAVLAAVQGFMPELGLAKENIVFISGIGCSSRFPYYMNTYGMHSIHGRAPAIATGLATSRRDLSVWVVTGDGDALSIGGNHLIHALRRNVNLKILLFNNRIYGLTKGQYSPTSEVGKITKSTPMGSLDSPFNPVSLAIGAEASFVARTVDSDRKHLTSVLRAAADHPGTALVEIYQNCNIFNDGAFDALKDREQAQEAVIRLEHGQPIRFGPPEAPKGVIRDHTTGDLEVVDVTPENESRILVHDAHATSPTTAFALSRLADPDTLHHTPIGVLRDVQRPVYDTLMSTQLETAVEQHGKGDLAALLAGKDTWTVAG, from the coding sequence ATGCCTGACACCAACGAACTCCTGAACCTGGTGCCCAAGGCCGAGGCGAAGCAGTCCATGAAGGACTTCAAGTCCGACCAGGAAGTCCGCTGGTGCCCGGGTTGCGGCGACTACGCCGTCCTCGCCGCCGTACAGGGCTTCATGCCCGAACTCGGCCTGGCCAAAGAGAACATCGTCTTCATTTCCGGCATCGGCTGCTCTTCCCGCTTCCCGTACTACATGAACACCTACGGGATGCACTCCATCCACGGCCGCGCGCCCGCGATCGCCACCGGCCTCGCCACCTCCCGCCGCGACCTGTCCGTCTGGGTCGTCACCGGCGACGGCGATGCCCTCTCCATCGGCGGCAACCACCTCATCCACGCCCTGCGCCGCAACGTCAACCTCAAGATCCTCCTCTTCAACAACCGGATCTATGGGCTGACCAAGGGCCAGTACTCGCCGACGTCCGAGGTCGGGAAGATCACCAAGTCGACGCCGATGGGCTCCCTCGACTCGCCGTTCAACCCGGTCTCGCTGGCCATCGGCGCCGAAGCGTCCTTCGTCGCACGCACAGTGGACTCCGACCGCAAACACCTCACGAGCGTGCTGCGCGCGGCGGCCGACCATCCCGGCACGGCGCTGGTCGAGATCTACCAGAACTGCAACATCTTCAACGACGGCGCCTTCGACGCCCTCAAGGACCGCGAACAGGCCCAAGAGGCCGTCATCCGCCTGGAACACGGGCAGCCCATCCGCTTCGGCCCCCCCGAAGCCCCCAAGGGCGTCATCCGCGACCACACCACCGGCGACCTCGAAGTCGTGGACGTCACCCCGGAGAACGAATCACGGATCCTGGTCCATGACGCGCACGCCACGTCGCCGACCACCGCCTTCGCCCTCTCCCGCCTCGCCGACCCCGACACCCTCCACCACACCCCCATCGGGGTGCTCCGCGACGTCCAACGGCCCGTGTACGACACCCTGATGAGCACCCAGCTCGAAACGGCCGTCGAACAGCACGGCAAGGGCGACCTCGCCGCCCTCCTCGCCGGCAAAGACACCTGGACCGTCGCAGGCTGA
- a CDS encoding winged helix-turn-helix transcriptional regulator, whose amino-acid sequence MGVSEVVGGPAGEPVSVSDAAAARSAPDVNRAMCPSRLILEHVTSRWGVLVLAALLERSYRFSELRREVGGVSEKMLAQTLQTLERDGFVDRDAKPVIPPRVDYSLTPLGKEAAEQVWGLARWTERRIDEVFTAREAYDKARS is encoded by the coding sequence ATGGGCGTAAGTGAAGTGGTGGGAGGACCGGCGGGTGAGCCGGTGAGTGTGAGTGACGCGGCGGCGGCCCGGTCCGCGCCGGACGTCAACCGGGCGATGTGCCCCTCGCGTCTGATCCTGGAGCACGTCACCAGTCGCTGGGGTGTGCTCGTCCTCGCCGCGCTCCTGGAGCGTTCGTACCGCTTCAGTGAGCTGCGCCGGGAGGTGGGCGGGGTCAGCGAGAAGATGCTCGCCCAGACACTGCAGACACTGGAGCGGGACGGCTTCGTGGACCGCGACGCCAAACCGGTCATCCCGCCGCGCGTGGACTACTCGCTCACGCCCCTCGGCAAGGAGGCCGCCGAGCAGGTGTGGGGGCTCGCCCGGTGGACCGAGCGGCGGATCGACGAGGTGTTCACGGCGCGCGAGGCATACGACAAGGCCCGGTCCTGA
- a CDS encoding SDR family oxidoreductase yields MSIVVTGATGALGRLVIDELLGRVPADQVAAVVRSKEKAAGLAARGVELRVADYNDPASLDGAFRAGERVLLISGSEVGRRVPQHTAVIGAAKAAGVAQLAYTGILGGPDADFQLAAEHKVTEQLILDSGLPYTFLRNGWYNENYTGNLTPVLEHGAVVTNAGDGRVASAARADYAAAAAAVLVSDGHLGKVYELSGDIAWSFAEYAAEVANASGKEIAYRNVPAATHQEILVGAGLPEEFAAILADVDAAIERGLLAGTSGDLARLTGRPTTPIAASVAAALASA; encoded by the coding sequence ATGAGCATCGTCGTCACCGGAGCCACCGGGGCCCTCGGCCGCCTCGTCATCGATGAGCTGCTCGGCAGGGTCCCCGCGGACCAGGTCGCCGCCGTCGTCCGCAGCAAGGAGAAGGCCGCCGGCCTGGCGGCGCGCGGCGTCGAGCTGCGGGTCGCCGACTACAACGACCCGGCGAGCCTCGACGGGGCGTTCCGCGCGGGCGAGCGCGTGCTCCTCATCTCCGGCAGCGAGGTCGGCCGGCGCGTGCCGCAGCACACCGCGGTCATCGGTGCGGCGAAGGCGGCGGGCGTCGCACAGCTCGCGTACACGGGAATACTGGGCGGCCCCGACGCCGACTTCCAGCTGGCCGCCGAGCACAAGGTGACCGAGCAGCTGATCCTGGACTCCGGGCTTCCGTACACCTTCCTGCGCAACGGCTGGTACAACGAGAACTACACCGGGAACCTCACGCCGGTCCTCGAACACGGCGCCGTCGTCACCAACGCGGGCGACGGCCGGGTCGCGTCGGCCGCCCGCGCGGACTACGCGGCAGCCGCCGCTGCCGTCCTCGTGTCGGACGGCCACCTGGGCAAGGTCTACGAGCTGAGCGGCGACATCGCCTGGTCCTTCGCCGAGTACGCGGCCGAGGTCGCGAATGCCTCCGGCAAGGAGATCGCGTACCGCAACGTCCCGGCGGCCACGCACCAGGAGATCCTGGTCGGCGCGGGTCTCCCGGAGGAATTCGCGGCGATCCTCGCGGACGTGGACGCGGCCATCGAGCGCGGCCTGCTGGCCGGCACGAGCGGTGACCTGGCCCGGCTGACGGGGCGCCCCACCACCCCGATCGCCGCCTCCGTCGCAGCCGCGCTGGCGTCAGCGTAA
- the rarD gene encoding EamA family transporter RarD, producing the protein MKGTSEQRAGFLNGAAAYVLWGLVPMFWPLLKPSGALEILAHRMVWSLGVVLVALLLMRRWAWIGELVRTPRRLGLVAIAAVVISVNWGLYIWAVNSGQVVEASLGYFINPLVTIAMGVLLLGERLRPAQWAAVATGVVAVLVLAVGYGKPPWTSLLLAFSFATYGLVKKKVNLGGLESLAAETAVQFLPALAYLMFLTASGESTFGSPAHGALLASTGLVTAVPLVLFGAAAIRVPLSTLGLLQYSTPVFQFGLGILYFHEAMPPERWAGFALVWLALTLLTWDALRNAHRTRARAAQLTAEARKREQVREREQAPEQLRGQEPGDDRGQAAGPDTAGPASNEPTATGPAA; encoded by the coding sequence GTGAAGGGCACCAGCGAGCAGCGGGCAGGGTTCCTGAACGGCGCTGCGGCGTACGTGCTGTGGGGGCTCGTCCCGATGTTCTGGCCACTGCTCAAACCGTCCGGCGCCCTGGAGATCCTGGCCCACCGCATGGTGTGGTCCCTGGGCGTCGTGCTGGTCGCGCTGCTGCTGATGCGGCGCTGGGCCTGGATCGGCGAGCTCGTCCGTACGCCCCGCCGACTGGGACTCGTGGCCATCGCGGCAGTCGTCATCAGCGTCAACTGGGGCCTCTACATCTGGGCCGTGAACAGCGGTCAGGTCGTCGAGGCCTCGCTCGGTTACTTCATCAATCCGCTGGTCACCATAGCGATGGGGGTCCTGCTGCTCGGTGAACGGCTGCGCCCCGCTCAGTGGGCCGCCGTCGCCACGGGCGTGGTGGCCGTGCTGGTCCTCGCCGTCGGATACGGCAAGCCCCCGTGGACCTCGCTGCTGCTGGCCTTCTCCTTCGCGACGTACGGGCTGGTCAAGAAGAAGGTGAACCTCGGCGGCCTGGAGTCGCTCGCAGCGGAGACTGCGGTGCAGTTCCTGCCGGCGCTGGCGTATCTGATGTTCCTCACCGCGAGTGGCGAGTCCACGTTCGGCTCCCCCGCCCACGGAGCGCTCCTCGCGTCGACCGGCCTGGTCACCGCGGTCCCGCTGGTCCTCTTCGGCGCGGCGGCGATCCGGGTACCGCTCTCGACGCTGGGGCTGCTCCAGTACTCGACGCCGGTCTTCCAGTTCGGGCTGGGCATCCTGTACTTCCACGAGGCGATGCCACCGGAGCGATGGGCGGGCTTCGCGCTGGTGTGGCTGGCGCTGACGCTCCTGACCTGGGACGCCCTGCGGAACGCGCACCGGACACGGGCACGTGCGGCGCAGCTGACAGCCGAAGCACGGAAGCGGGAGCAGGTACGGGAGCGGGAGCAGGCACCGGAGCAGTTGCGCGGACAGGAACCCGGAGACGACCGCGGACAGGCCGCGGGGCCGGACACCGCGGGTCCGGCGTCGAATGAGCCGACGGCCACCGGTCCCGCCGCCTGA
- a CDS encoding TetR/AcrR family transcriptional regulator has product MNLTPNPARRSEKSQQAILAAALALCVERGYARATIEAIAARAGVSKKTIYRWWPSKGALLLEALDHAVIRTRPFPDTGDLAADLHSQMTGVVRLLAHPPLGPAYAGILTEIQYDDELARTVQEQFIDPRVKGATGRLRSAQEQGALPVDADLNLAVELLYGPLYYRHCLRRTPYDSEEITRLIAHVLKGLGG; this is encoded by the coding sequence GTGAACCTCACGCCCAATCCCGCGCGCCGGAGCGAGAAATCGCAGCAGGCGATTCTCGCGGCCGCCCTCGCGCTCTGTGTCGAGCGGGGGTACGCCCGCGCCACGATCGAGGCGATCGCCGCCCGTGCCGGTGTGAGCAAGAAGACGATCTACCGCTGGTGGCCGTCCAAGGGCGCCCTGCTGCTCGAAGCACTGGACCACGCGGTCATCCGGACCCGCCCGTTCCCCGACACCGGCGACCTCGCCGCCGATCTCCACTCCCAGATGACCGGAGTGGTGCGGCTCCTCGCGCATCCGCCGCTCGGCCCCGCGTACGCCGGGATCCTCACCGAGATCCAGTACGACGACGAACTCGCCAGGACCGTGCAGGAGCAGTTCATCGACCCGCGGGTCAAGGGCGCGACGGGCCGGCTGCGCAGCGCCCAGGAGCAGGGCGCGCTCCCCGTGGACGCCGACCTCAACCTTGCGGTGGAGCTGCTCTACGGGCCGCTCTACTACCGGCACTGCCTGCGCAGAACCCCGTACGACTCGGAGGAGATCACCCGGCTGATCGCCCATGTCCTGAAGGGGCTGGGCGGCTGA
- a CDS encoding ABC transporter permease — MSQAETSRQETQQGPAAPPGAVPQEPARQDPAPRGAGPRQSGGSGEPRALYPRRQLGLFRSELTITFRRWRTLALLAVLAAVPVLIGIAVKLETDHGSTARDPSGNGPAFLTDITNNGLFLVFAALAATLPVFLPMAIGVIAGDSVAAEASAGTLRYLLVAPAGRTRLLLAKFVCAVAFCLAATLTVAASALAVGALLFPLGDVTTISGTQISFTDGLGRAALISAVVAASLIGVAAVGLFVSTLTSSGIAAMATTVGLVITVQILDGIPQLHAIQPYLFPHYWLSFADLLRAPVYWDEIVKNLGLQGLYAVVFGSAAWARFTTKDIAA, encoded by the coding sequence ATGTCGCAGGCTGAGACGTCCCGGCAGGAGACGCAGCAGGGTCCGGCGGCACCGCCCGGGGCCGTACCGCAGGAACCGGCACGGCAGGACCCGGCGCCCCGGGGCGCCGGGCCGCGGCAGTCCGGCGGATCCGGCGAGCCGCGCGCCCTGTACCCGCGCCGTCAGCTCGGCCTCTTCCGTTCCGAGCTGACCATCACCTTCCGCCGCTGGCGCACCCTCGCTCTGCTCGCCGTACTGGCCGCGGTCCCGGTCCTCATCGGTATCGCCGTCAAGCTGGAGACGGACCACGGTTCCACGGCCCGCGATCCCAGCGGCAACGGCCCCGCCTTCCTCACCGACATCACCAACAACGGCCTGTTCCTGGTCTTCGCTGCGCTCGCCGCGACCCTCCCGGTCTTCCTCCCGATGGCGATCGGAGTCATCGCGGGGGATTCCGTGGCGGCTGAGGCCAGTGCGGGGACGCTCCGCTATCTGCTGGTCGCCCCGGCCGGGCGGACGCGGCTGCTGCTCGCCAAGTTCGTCTGCGCCGTGGCCTTCTGCCTGGCAGCGACCCTGACCGTGGCGGCCTCCGCGCTGGCGGTGGGGGCGCTGCTCTTCCCGCTCGGCGATGTCACGACGATCTCGGGGACCCAGATCTCCTTCACCGACGGCCTCGGCCGGGCAGCGCTGATCTCGGCCGTCGTCGCCGCATCGCTCATCGGAGTCGCGGCCGTCGGTCTGTTCGTCTCCACCCTCACCAGCAGCGGAATCGCCGCGATGGCGACGACGGTCGGCCTGGTGATCACGGTGCAGATCCTGGACGGGATCCCGCAGCTGCACGCGATCCAGCCGTATCTGTTCCCGCACTACTGGCTGTCCTTCGCGGACCTGCTGCGCGCGCCGGTCTACTGGGACGAGATCGTCAAGAACCTCGGCCTGCAGGGCCTGTATGCCGTGGTGTTCGGCTCGGCGGCCTGGGCGCGGTTCACCACGAAGGACATCGCGGCTTGA
- a CDS encoding ABC transporter ATP-binding protein, with product MPEAVIETHALTKRFRGGQLAVNRLDLTVPRGSVFGFLGPNGSGKTTTIRMLLGLIAPTSGTASLLGQPMPRAARSVLPSVGALIEGPALYGFLSGRDNLLRYDSADPQADPRTRRARVDAALGRVGLAHASAKKAKAYSLGMKQRLGLASALLQPRGLLVLDEPTNGLDPQGMREIRTLVRELADDGTTVFLSSHLLDEIEQVCTHAAVMARGTLLTQGRVADLATRGRLAVGTPDPAVAARVLKELGVADVEVSGDRVTGDIPSAGTDMADLNTALVREGVRVRSFGVERASLEDAFVALTGEGFDVAG from the coding sequence ATGCCTGAAGCCGTCATCGAAACCCATGCCCTGACCAAACGCTTCCGCGGCGGCCAGCTCGCGGTGAACCGCCTGGACCTCACTGTCCCGCGCGGCAGCGTCTTCGGCTTCCTCGGGCCCAACGGCTCCGGCAAGACCACCACCATCCGGATGCTCCTCGGCCTCATCGCCCCGACCTCCGGCACCGCGAGCCTGCTCGGACAGCCGATGCCGCGCGCCGCCCGCAGCGTGCTGCCGAGCGTCGGCGCGCTCATCGAAGGCCCCGCGCTGTACGGGTTCCTCTCCGGCCGCGACAATCTGCTGCGCTACGACTCCGCCGACCCGCAGGCCGACCCCCGCACCCGGCGCGCCCGTGTCGACGCCGCCCTCGGACGGGTGGGGCTCGCCCACGCGTCCGCCAAGAAGGCCAAGGCGTACTCGCTCGGCATGAAGCAGCGGCTCGGCCTCGCCTCGGCCCTGCTCCAGCCGCGCGGACTGCTCGTACTGGACGAGCCGACGAACGGGCTCGACCCGCAAGGGATGCGGGAGATCAGAACCCTGGTCAGGGAGCTGGCGGACGACGGCACCACGGTCTTCCTCTCCTCCCATCTCCTGGACGAGATCGAACAGGTCTGCACCCACGCGGCCGTGATGGCCCGGGGCACGCTGCTCACCCAGGGCCGGGTCGCGGACCTCGCGACCCGCGGCCGCCTCGCCGTCGGCACACCGGACCCGGCCGTGGCCGCCCGCGTGCTCAAGGAGCTGGGCGTCGCCGACGTGGAGGTGAGCGGGGACCGGGTGACCGGTGACATCCCGTCGGCCGGAACCGATATGGCGGACCTCAACACCGCTCTCGTACGGGAAGGCGTCCGGGTCAGGTCCTTCGGCGTCGAACGGGCCTCCTTGGAGGACGCCTTCGTCGCACTCACCGGAGAGGGTTTCGATGTCGCAGGCTGA
- a CDS encoding LolA family protein, translating to MAPNDSAQGTGEAGTSAAGRRKAARYLVPVGVAGVAAATIGLVPALASSGDPSLPKISAQQLIQKMAASDTQQLSGTVKVSSDLGIPSLGGLAGSLGGGALSGGSGNGGKGGSSAAPDSKLMELASGTHTLRVAADGPDKQRVSILDNAAEYSLIHNDQQVWAYDSQSNQVYHSKTGASADARKGRTDKLPATPKDFAEQTLKAVGPTTSVSVDGTAQVAGRDAYQLLIRPKQSGSTIGSVRIAVDSKTGTPLKFTLTPSSGGKAAIDVGFTKVDFGRPAVSTFSFTPPKGAKVTEGATPKAGTHLAPKGTQLAPKGAPKDLKSASPEDFKGLNIIGKGWTSVARIDTGSGKGIGALGGSAKKSGGPVDAQKFLSSLGDRVTGSFGSGTVFHTRLVNALMTDDGRIFVGTVDKSALVKAADAAE from the coding sequence ATGGCACCGAACGACAGTGCACAGGGCACCGGGGAGGCCGGGACTTCCGCCGCAGGCCGCCGGAAGGCGGCACGTTATCTCGTCCCGGTCGGAGTGGCGGGGGTAGCGGCGGCGACGATCGGTCTCGTGCCGGCGCTCGCCAGCTCGGGCGACCCCAGCCTGCCGAAGATCTCGGCGCAGCAGCTCATCCAGAAGATGGCCGCATCGGACACCCAGCAGCTGTCCGGCACGGTGAAAGTCAGCTCGGACCTGGGCATCCCGTCACTGGGCGGTCTGGCCGGGTCCCTCGGCGGGGGCGCGCTCAGCGGTGGCAGCGGCAACGGTGGCAAGGGCGGGTCGAGCGCGGCGCCCGACTCCAAGCTGATGGAACTGGCCTCGGGCACGCACACCCTGCGGGTGGCCGCCGACGGCCCCGACAAGCAGCGGGTGTCCATCCTGGACAACGCCGCCGAGTACAGCCTGATCCACAACGACCAGCAGGTCTGGGCGTACGACAGCCAGTCGAACCAGGTCTACCACTCGAAGACCGGCGCCTCCGCGGACGCCCGGAAGGGCCGCACCGACAAGCTCCCGGCCACCCCGAAGGACTTCGCCGAGCAGACGCTGAAGGCCGTCGGCCCGACGACATCGGTGAGTGTCGACGGCACGGCACAGGTGGCGGGCCGCGACGCGTACCAGCTGCTCATCAGGCCGAAGCAGTCCGGCTCCACGATCGGTTCGGTCCGGATCGCGGTGGACTCGAAGACCGGCACCCCGCTGAAGTTCACGCTCACGCCGAGCAGCGGTGGGAAGGCCGCCATCGACGTGGGGTTCACCAAGGTCGACTTCGGCAGGCCCGCGGTTTCCACCTTCTCCTTCACTCCGCCCAAGGGCGCGAAGGTGACGGAGGGCGCCACGCCGAAGGCCGGTACGCACCTGGCCCCGAAGGGTACGCAGCTGGCTCCGAAGGGCGCCCCGAAGGACCTGAAGTCCGCGTCACCCGAGGACTTCAAGGGCCTGAACATCATCGGCAAGGGCTGGACGTCGGTGGCCAGGATCGACACCGGCAGCGGCAAGGGCATCGGCGCGCTGGGCGGCTCCGCGAAGAAGAGCGGCGGCCCGGTGGACGCGCAGAAGTTCCTCAGCTCGCTGGGGGACAGGGTGACGGGCTCGTTCGGCTCGGGCACCGTGTTCCACACCCGGCTGGTGAACGCGCTGATGACGGACGACGGAAGGATCTTCGTCGGAACGGTCGACAAGAGCGCACTGGTCAAGGCGGCCGACGCGGCCGAGTAG
- a CDS encoding polyprenyl synthetase family protein — protein MTVVEPFGLNVRDQALEADVQAGLAAVEAGLLDATKSEVPFITEAAQHLVRAGGKRFRPLLVMLAAQFGDPYAPGVVPSAVVVELTHLATLYHDDVMDEADVRRGVDSANKRWDNSVAVLTGDFLFARASHILADLGPEAVRIQAEAFERLVTGQILETAGPRDGRDPVSHYLDVIAGKTGSLIAVSGRFGAMMSGADESVVNILTQYGERLGTAFQLADDVLDIASDSHESGKTPGTDLREGIPTLPVLRLRAQAAEHGRPDDLALVELLSGDLTDDARHAEALRLMRAHPALEQVRQDTVRYAEEARASLAPLPECFAKTALEELCGAVVHRVG, from the coding sequence GTGACCGTCGTCGAGCCATTCGGGCTGAACGTGCGGGACCAGGCACTTGAGGCCGATGTCCAGGCCGGATTGGCGGCTGTCGAGGCCGGGCTGCTCGATGCCACCAAGAGCGAGGTCCCTTTCATCACGGAGGCCGCGCAGCATCTCGTACGGGCCGGGGGTAAGCGCTTTCGTCCGCTTCTTGTGATGCTCGCTGCCCAGTTCGGTGACCCTTATGCGCCTGGGGTCGTGCCTTCTGCCGTTGTGGTCGAATTGACCCACCTGGCCACGCTTTACCACGACGACGTGATGGACGAGGCGGATGTACGCCGGGGGGTGGACAGCGCCAACAAGCGCTGGGACAACTCGGTCGCGGTCCTGACCGGCGACTTTCTCTTCGCGCGCGCTTCGCACATCCTGGCGGACCTGGGCCCGGAGGCCGTACGCATCCAGGCGGAGGCGTTCGAACGCCTTGTCACCGGCCAGATCCTGGAGACCGCGGGCCCGCGCGACGGCCGCGACCCGGTCAGCCACTACCTCGACGTCATCGCGGGCAAGACGGGCTCCCTGATCGCGGTCTCCGGACGGTTCGGCGCGATGATGTCCGGCGCCGACGAGAGCGTGGTGAACATCCTGACGCAGTACGGCGAGCGGCTCGGCACCGCGTTCCAGCTGGCCGACGACGTACTGGACATCGCGAGCGACAGCCACGAGTCCGGCAAGACCCCGGGAACGGACCTGCGCGAGGGCATCCCCACACTGCCGGTGCTGCGGCTGCGCGCCCAGGCCGCCGAGCACGGCCGTCCGGACGATCTCGCCCTGGTCGAGCTGCTGTCGGGCGACCTGACGGACGACGCCCGGCACGCCGAGGCGCTGCGGCTGATGCGGGCGCACCCGGCCCTGGAGCAGGTCCGCCAGGACACCGTGCGGTACGCGGAGGAGGCCCGCGCCTCGCTGGCGCCGCTGCCGGAGTGCTTCGCGAAGACCGCCCTTGAGGAGCTGTGCGGCGCGGTGGTGCACCGCGTGGGGTGA